A genomic window from Streptococcus sanguinis includes:
- a CDS encoding LapA family protein, giving the protein MKEKLHYILLLITILLVASISLANMQSVNVSFILFSFKLPLIILILVSVLLGSVTTFLISMLKNFSLKKELKKTKEALKNSHTEN; this is encoded by the coding sequence TTGAAAGAAAAATTACACTATATCCTGCTTTTAATTACCATTCTATTGGTTGCCAGTATTTCCTTGGCCAATATGCAGAGCGTCAATGTTAGCTTTATCCTATTTAGCTTCAAACTTCCCTTAATCATATTGATTTTGGTCTCAGTGCTCCTAGGCTCTGTCACGACCTTTCTCATCAGCATGTTAAAAAACTTCTCGCTGAAAAAAGAGCTTAAGAAAACCAAAGAAGCACTTAAAAATTCCCATACAGAAAACTAG
- a CDS encoding TetR/AcrR family transcriptional regulator, which translates to MDGKQLQVLETKEMLKQGLLTLLQSQDFSEISVTDIIEVSQTSRRTFYRHFRNKSALLDYYLQELMKEYFRVEEDMLNKPNQYEAYLYLFRFWYSKRQELRGLVKSQLFSSFISAWNAHSPAVLEPFFKEQMDMQLFRIHFLIGGYSNAIWNWLQEEEPEQPEVITDYFFKIVGYFTCDKDDSTSKKE; encoded by the coding sequence ATGGACGGCAAGCAATTGCAGGTGCTGGAAACGAAAGAAATGCTGAAACAGGGACTCTTAACCTTGCTGCAAAGTCAGGATTTCTCAGAAATCTCAGTCACAGATATTATAGAGGTTTCGCAGACTTCCCGACGGACCTTTTATCGCCATTTTCGCAATAAAAGCGCTTTATTGGACTATTACCTTCAGGAGCTGATGAAGGAGTATTTTCGTGTAGAAGAGGATATGCTGAACAAGCCAAACCAGTATGAAGCCTATCTTTATCTTTTTCGTTTTTGGTACAGCAAGCGTCAGGAGCTGAGAGGACTGGTTAAGAGTCAGCTTTTTTCCTCCTTTATTTCTGCATGGAATGCTCATTCCCCAGCAGTGCTTGAGCCTTTCTTTAAGGAGCAGATGGATATGCAGCTTTTTAGGATACACTTTCTCATCGGAGGCTACAGTAATGCTATTTGGAACTGGCTGCAAGAGGAAGAGCCAGAGCAGCCAGAAGTCATTACAGACTATTTTTTCAAGATTGTAGGCTATTTCACCTGTGATAAAGATGATTCTACAAGCAAGAAGGAGTAA
- a CDS encoding beta-lactamase family protein, whose translation MKKLTLCFILTFLTLSLIYPARALAEEETKLPSGISRDQISQKIQDFVKEHEKTTAGMAAVVFDTNGTIYQGSFGYMDKKKGIPADDESVFEWGSVTKLTIWVSVMQLWEEGKIDLEEDIRTYLPESFLRNLRYEKPISMLDLMNHQAGFDTIPNYLHGDKNIEEILTVYQPIQSFEPGTVTANSNYGTGLASYIVERISGQSFSDYVHEHIFEPLKMNKTAILPDLSDNAFVQAKRKEAKGYDSEGKLLGSANSELGLYSSGRATGTLEDLQKFAQTLLKKENLFHRPETWTTLYTATSTYPGSDIVRNAHGFWVSKYNVSVLGQGGHTFGFSSNLLLDLESGVGMIVMTNQSIEERYNLYMLELVFGQRKTASKVTKERFSPGYYLSFRIFNSCPLSIAKIVPPFIDRLNSPNEDLLKDEFWTINDSNRQTTLSLTSSDFKKISDSELFTDYAVTGLGLLASFFALGNLLCSIFRDISHLIWHKQKKTLPSSWKVWNYLTSLGIMAVPLQLLLVFQAVLKNDFSGVSSWRYMVFAILGLLLTLAVLLSIFKKSSEKLNRGHVCLTVLTSLSALAMIANILYWSLYQWWVFQ comes from the coding sequence ATGAAAAAATTGACCCTATGCTTTATACTAACTTTCTTAACTCTCAGCCTTATCTACCCAGCTAGAGCGCTAGCCGAGGAGGAAACAAAGCTACCATCTGGTATCAGTCGCGACCAAATCAGCCAGAAAATCCAAGACTTTGTCAAGGAGCACGAAAAGACCACTGCTGGTATGGCAGCAGTGGTCTTTGATACCAATGGAACTATCTACCAAGGCAGCTTCGGCTATATGGACAAGAAAAAGGGGATTCCGGCAGACGATGAAAGCGTCTTTGAATGGGGCTCTGTGACCAAACTGACCATTTGGGTCTCTGTTATGCAGCTCTGGGAGGAGGGCAAGATTGACCTCGAAGAAGATATCCGCACCTATCTGCCAGAAAGTTTTCTACGCAATCTTCGCTATGAAAAGCCTATCAGCATGTTAGACCTCATGAACCATCAGGCTGGCTTTGATACGATTCCCAATTACTTACATGGCGACAAGAATATAGAAGAAATTTTGACTGTTTACCAGCCGATCCAATCTTTCGAGCCAGGTACGGTCACAGCTAACTCAAATTACGGGACAGGCTTGGCCTCTTATATCGTAGAGCGGATTTCTGGTCAGAGTTTCTCCGATTACGTTCACGAGCATATTTTTGAACCTCTAAAGATGAACAAGACAGCCATTTTACCAGATTTATCTGACAATGCTTTTGTACAGGCTAAACGCAAGGAAGCAAAGGGATATGATAGCGAAGGCAAGCTCTTGGGAAGCGCTAATTCTGAACTTGGACTCTACTCCTCTGGCAGAGCTACGGGAACGCTAGAGGATTTACAAAAGTTTGCTCAAACACTTCTCAAAAAGGAGAACCTTTTCCATCGTCCAGAGACTTGGACGACACTTTATACTGCTACTTCGACATATCCAGGCTCAGATATAGTACGCAATGCTCACGGCTTCTGGGTAAGCAAGTATAATGTTTCTGTTTTAGGTCAAGGAGGACATACGTTCGGATTTTCTAGCAATCTTTTGTTGGACCTTGAGTCAGGAGTTGGCATGATTGTCATGACCAATCAATCCATCGAAGAACGCTATAACCTCTATATGCTGGAATTAGTATTTGGACAGCGAAAAACAGCTAGCAAAGTTACTAAGGAACGATTCAGTCCTGGATATTATCTTTCCTTCAGAATTTTTAATAGTTGTCCCTTGTCTATAGCTAAAATCGTACCTCCATTTATTGATCGACTGAATAGTCCGAATGAAGACTTGTTAAAAGATGAATTTTGGACTATTAACGATAGCAATAGGCAAACTACGCTATCCTTGACTTCCTCTGACTTTAAGAAGATTTCTGATTCCGAGCTCTTTACAGACTATGCCGTCACAGGCTTAGGACTCCTTGCTAGCTTTTTTGCTCTAGGAAATCTCTTATGTAGTATTTTTAGAGACATTAGTCATCTAATTTGGCACAAGCAGAAAAAAACTCTGCCTAGCTCTTGGAAGGTTTGGAACTACCTGACTTCTCTAGGCATCATGGCTGTTCCACTTCAACTCCTATTGGTTTTCCAAGCAGTTTTAAAAAATGATTTTAGCGGCGTTAGCTCTTGGCGCTATATGGTCTTTGCTATCTTAGGACTCCTACTGACCCTTGCTGTTCTGCTGTCCATTTTCAAAAAATCATCAGAGAAACTCAATCGAGGTCATGTCTGTCTGACAGTTCTGACTAGCCTATCTGCCCTAGCTATGATAGCTAATATTCTATATTGGTCTCTCTATCAGTGGTGGGTTTTCCAATAG
- a CDS encoding methicillin resistance protein FmtA yields MNMMTKRMFLWLLAILSLIIFQPVTALADESQKLPSGIERSQIGQKIQDFVKEHEKTTAGMTTAVFDKNGTIYHANFGYTDKEEGIKVDDKSVFEWGSVTKLTVWISVMQLWEEGKIDLETDIKTYLPKDFLKTLRYDKPISMLDLMNHQAGFEESGAAMNYHNISMEEFLATKQPAQIFEPGTKTAYSNYSMALTAYIVEQVSGQSFSDYVHKHIFQPLDMNKTAILPGFTYNDYVREKRKEDKGYSAEGQSLGASNFYMDIYPAGQAAGTMADFQKFAQALLSQDKLFKRKETWTTLYTASSTYPGTDIPLNMHGFWVQEYGTTLVGHGGNTDAFSSNILLDLKNGIGYAVMTNQSQEQIYNSEMPQLIFGDKKKTDKTAFKNFQPGFYRKARYFETGPISITRGFLYTSYAPKDADNPLLTQGYAVLSHANNQETITNAYGDSYKIADIVIYKDYAMYALFFVGLVYALISLVISGVADLIRLIRKTPAKAPVDLKIWNYLTSLTILAVGFNSYLIFTVMTVSKTGIMQPWRYMVFAGLGLLLAGCVIYPLLTKAKSQLSRSGKILTVMTSLSALATVANILYWSLYQWWVV; encoded by the coding sequence ATGAATATGATGACAAAACGAATGTTTTTATGGCTTCTGGCTATTCTCAGCCTGATAATTTTCCAACCTGTCACTGCATTAGCTGATGAATCACAAAAGCTGCCATCAGGCATAGAGCGCAGCCAAATTGGGCAGAAAATCCAAGACTTTGTCAAGGAGCATGAAAAAACAACAGCCGGTATGACAACGGCAGTCTTTGACAAGAACGGTACGATTTACCATGCCAACTTTGGATATACGGACAAAGAAGAAGGCATCAAAGTGGATGACAAAAGCGTCTTTGAATGGGGTTCTGTGACCAAGTTGACTGTTTGGATCTCAGTCATGCAACTCTGGGAAGAGGGCAAGATAGACCTAGAAACTGACATAAAAACCTATCTGCCAAAGGACTTTCTCAAGACTCTTCGCTACGACAAGCCTATTTCCATGCTGGATCTGATGAATCATCAAGCTGGCTTTGAAGAGTCTGGTGCGGCCATGAACTACCATAACATCAGCATGGAAGAATTCCTAGCAACTAAGCAGCCTGCCCAAATCTTTGAACCTGGCACAAAGACCGCCTATTCAAACTACAGCATGGCCTTGACCGCTTATATCGTGGAGCAGGTTTCCGGTCAGAGCTTCTCAGACTATGTCCATAAGCATATTTTCCAGCCACTGGACATGAATAAGACGGCTATCCTACCAGGCTTTACATATAATGATTATGTGCGCGAAAAGCGGAAGGAAGACAAAGGCTACAGTGCAGAAGGACAGTCTCTTGGAGCATCCAACTTCTACATGGACATCTATCCAGCAGGTCAGGCCGCCGGTACTATGGCAGATTTCCAAAAATTTGCTCAAGCCCTTCTGAGTCAGGACAAGCTATTTAAGCGGAAGGAAACATGGACAACTCTTTACACAGCTAGCTCCACCTATCCTGGCACGGATATCCCGCTCAACATGCATGGCTTCTGGGTCCAAGAGTACGGCACGACCCTTGTAGGCCATGGAGGGAATACCGATGCCTTCTCCTCCAATATCCTGCTTGACTTGAAAAACGGCATTGGTTATGCCGTCATGACCAATCAATCCCAAGAGCAAATCTATAATAGCGAGATGCCCCAGCTGATTTTCGGAGACAAGAAAAAGACTGACAAAACAGCCTTTAAAAATTTTCAGCCTGGCTTTTACCGCAAAGCCCGCTACTTTGAGACTGGGCCGATATCCATTACCAGAGGATTTTTATACACCAGCTACGCCCCTAAAGACGCAGACAATCCTCTCCTCACTCAAGGATATGCAGTTCTTAGCCATGCGAATAACCAAGAGACTATCACAAATGCCTACGGAGATAGCTACAAGATTGCGGACATTGTGATCTACAAAGACTATGCCATGTACGCCTTATTCTTTGTCGGGCTGGTCTATGCTCTTATCAGTCTTGTCATCAGCGGAGTGGCAGACCTGATTCGTTTGATCAGAAAGACACCTGCCAAGGCTCCAGTAGATTTAAAAATCTGGAATTATCTGACCTCGCTTACTATTCTCGCCGTTGGATTCAATTCTTATCTCATCTTTACTGTTATGACTGTCAGCAAGACTGGTATCATGCAACCTTGGCGCTATATGGTTTTTGCGGGACTGGGTCTGCTATTGGCAGGCTGTGTCATCTATCCACTTTTGACCAAGGCCAAGTCCCAGCTCAGCCGCAGTGGCAAGATTCTGACCGTTATGACCAGCCTATCCGCCTTGGCTACCGTAGCCAATATCCTCTACTGGTCCCTCTATCAATGGTGGGTGGTCTAA
- a CDS encoding ISL3 family transposase encodes MEHIKNTTELLGMKDLNIKITFILQHQTHLEIRARLDYAAPSCPHCGGKMIKYGFQRSSKIPLLDAQGFPTLLRLKKRRFQCKSCHRVTVAETPIVDKNHQISHLVWKKLTQLLTENRANTDIARTLHISVSTVQRKLAQFTFKEDYTKLPEVISWDEFSRNKGKLAFIAQDFETRKIIALLENNRQNTIKNYFYRYPRKVREQVKVVTVDMSGTYIPIIKQLFPKARIVLDRFHIVQHLGKAMMTTRIAIMKTFDKKSLPYRALKNHWRLFQRESRKLSRHRFYSKTFRQTLKPKEIVDKTLQFSEELRYYYDLYQLLLFHFQEKRTTEFFEIIEDNMNLVNSTFKRVFESFLKLKPYITNALQFDYSNAKLEATNKLIKDIKRAAFGFRNFKNFRTKILLALNIQKERTNLVLSRI; translated from the coding sequence ATGGAACACATCAAGAATACCACAGAATTGCTGGGAATGAAAGACTTAAATATCAAAATTACCTTCATCTTGCAGCACCAGACCCATCTTGAAATTCGGGCTAGACTGGATTATGCAGCTCCTTCCTGCCCTCACTGCGGCGGTAAGATGATTAAGTACGGTTTTCAGAGGTCCTCTAAAATCCCACTCTTGGATGCACAAGGGTTTCCAACTCTGCTCCGTCTCAAGAAGCGGCGATTTCAGTGTAAATCTTGTCATCGGGTGACCGTAGCTGAGACACCCATCGTAGACAAGAACCACCAGATTTCACACCTGGTCTGGAAGAAGCTCACCCAGCTCTTGACCGAAAATCGAGCCAATACCGATATTGCCAGAACCCTCCACATCTCCGTCTCAACCGTCCAGAGAAAGCTGGCTCAGTTCACTTTCAAAGAGGATTACACCAAACTTCCCGAGGTCATCTCCTGGGATGAATTTTCTAGGAACAAAGGCAAATTAGCCTTCATTGCACAGGATTTCGAGACCAGGAAAATCATCGCCCTCCTCGAAAACAATCGCCAGAATACCATCAAAAATTATTTCTACCGCTACCCGAGAAAGGTCAGAGAACAGGTCAAAGTCGTGACCGTGGACATGTCTGGCACTTACATTCCAATCATCAAGCAACTATTTCCTAAGGCCAGAATTGTGTTGGATAGGTTTCACATCGTCCAACATCTTGGCAAAGCCATGATGACCACTCGAATCGCTATCATGAAGACCTTTGACAAGAAATCTCTGCCTTATCGTGCGCTGAAAAACCACTGGCGACTATTTCAGAGAGAAAGCAGAAAACTGTCTCGTCATCGCTTTTATTCCAAGACCTTTAGGCAGACCCTAAAGCCTAAGGAAATCGTGGACAAGACACTTCAATTCTCAGAAGAACTCCGTTATTACTACGATCTCTACCAGCTCTTGCTCTTCCATTTCCAAGAGAAACGTACTACAGAATTTTTTGAAATCATCGAAGACAACATGAATCTTGTCAATTCGACCTTCAAAAGAGTTTTTGAGAGCTTCCTAAAACTCAAACCTTACATCACAAATGCACTCCAGTTCGACTATTCCAACGCCAAGCTCGAGGCTACCAACAAGCTCATCAAGGATATCAAACGAGCGGCCTTCGGCTTTCGCAATTTTAAGAACTTTAGAACTAAAATCCTCCTCGCTTTGAACATACAAAAAGAGAGAACCAATTTGGTCCTCTCTCGGATTTAA
- a CDS encoding NUDIX domain-containing protein: protein MGIYQTIVEGYQLNNFQERNSLNSILVQLNEKKEKELINRKNFVGHFTASAFVVSRKNHKILMVHHKVLKKYLQPGGHIEEEDLNPLLTARRELFEETGLTSEVLDYKRAEPLDDMIPFNISIHKIPENKHKREKAHYHYDLQYLFFSENEMEVTIDKNESNLYEWVEWESFKNMPGYKNIAKKIENLELSSQERFLSKIVSKNIFADISCVAIQHIIPSSIPFIKTLKKIFGSRLLICAKPNSINQKVWKELEESDIKLKVASRNDDFDEKFCNISGKTILIDIGGYFANISQKNNLPIVCIVEDTENGIQKYNKVINDVKYPVFSVARNPLKKNEDYLVGADIVFGADYILHQKNLLIQYMKVACIGYGRIGYGICTKLRELGIKPIVIEKNSIRAIQAIRDGCDVLLEKDFSNIDLIFCATGSKSLDILDFRAVKDGSYIVSATSSDDEFNLNYLSEEYKKLLESSSITKYESDDNYFYILNQGIPTNFAVDSALGNYILLIHAAILATIQEFIQFNKSINLHHVNVLSENSNQKIAAAWLKEFTN from the coding sequence ATGGGAATTTATCAAACTATCGTTGAAGGATATCAATTAAATAATTTTCAAGAACGAAATAGCTTGAATAGTATTTTAGTTCAGCTTAATGAAAAAAAAGAAAAAGAACTAATTAACAGAAAAAATTTCGTGGGACATTTTACAGCATCGGCATTTGTAGTTTCTAGGAAAAATCATAAAATACTGATGGTACATCATAAAGTGTTGAAAAAATATCTTCAACCTGGAGGACATATTGAGGAAGAAGATTTAAATCCATTGTTGACTGCAAGAAGGGAGTTGTTTGAGGAAACAGGGCTAACATCTGAAGTGTTAGATTATAAGAGGGCAGAACCATTAGATGATATGATACCATTTAATATCTCTATTCATAAAATCCCTGAAAATAAGCATAAAAGAGAGAAAGCTCATTATCATTATGATTTACAATATCTATTTTTTAGTGAAAATGAAATGGAAGTAACAATAGATAAAAATGAATCTAATTTATATGAGTGGGTTGAATGGGAGAGCTTCAAAAATATGCCAGGGTATAAAAATATTGCTAAAAAAATTGAAAATTTAGAATTAAGCTCTCAAGAACGATTTTTATCAAAGATTGTGTCAAAAAATATATTTGCAGATATTTCGTGTGTAGCAATACAACATATTATTCCAAGCAGTATTCCTTTTATAAAAACCTTGAAAAAAATATTTGGTTCAAGGTTGCTAATATGTGCAAAGCCAAATTCAATTAATCAAAAAGTATGGAAAGAACTAGAAGAATCTGATATTAAGTTAAAGGTTGCCTCTCGGAATGATGATTTTGATGAAAAATTTTGCAATATTAGTGGTAAAACAATTTTAATAGATATTGGTGGTTATTTCGCGAATATTTCACAAAAAAATAATCTTCCTATTGTATGTATAGTTGAGGACACAGAGAATGGTATTCAAAAATATAACAAAGTAATTAATGATGTTAAATATCCAGTTTTTTCAGTAGCAAGAAATCCATTGAAAAAGAATGAAGATTATCTAGTAGGGGCGGATATTGTATTTGGAGCAGACTATATACTTCATCAAAAAAACTTATTAATTCAATATATGAAAGTTGCTTGTATTGGATATGGTAGGATAGGTTATGGAATCTGTACAAAATTACGTGAGCTTGGTATAAAACCGATAGTGATTGAGAAAAATAGCATTCGTGCTATTCAAGCTATTAGAGATGGTTGTGATGTATTGCTTGAAAAAGATTTTTCAAATATTGATTTAATATTTTGTGCAACAGGTTCAAAAAGTTTAGATATATTGGATTTCCGAGCTGTAAAAGACGGTAGTTATATTGTATCAGCGACATCTAGTGATGATGAATTTAATTTAAATTATCTTAGTGAAGAATATAAAAAGTTATTGGAAAGCAGTTCTATTACGAAATATGAGAGCGATGATAACTATTTTTATATTTTGAATCAAGGTATACCTACTAATTTTGCAGTAGATTCCGCTCTGGGCAATTATATTTTGCTCATTCATGCCGCTATTTTAGCAACTATTCAAGAGTTTATACAATTTAATAAAAGTATAAATTTGCATCATGTAAATGTACTTAGCGAGAATAGTAATCAGAAAATCGCAGCTGCTTGGTTAAAAGAATTTACTAATTAA
- a CDS encoding peptide synthetase produces the protein MSILKMFNDNFKKNPLKDVLISKSRRFTFKDINLLSNYLAKSLLNLTDKEIVPFYIEEVIYVLPIVLGIIKAGKIPLPITNSLSINKSLDRIMDVDFDTVISDKNQDYYLKDVDFLILPENDDEYIDDDNFTINLENKISYIICTSGTTGTPKKVFLTEDNISWLLNEFYNIVDFTSESKFLFTTPYTFDVSLTEILAPVFTGGTLVCFEADINSIINISKILNDEKISHLSLSPSFAETIIDTNESTIFDNLQVLCLAGEVFPGTLANKLRPTISKGCRVFNFYGPSETTIYTTYYELKNKQYNVVPIGKPIPGATIRVVPNRSDLKNQQGELWIGGQGVTDGYLLQPDLNSKKFTKINGERYYHTGDYVYFQGENLVFSSRIDNQVQVNGIRVELDEIKSLVDKVTSVDSSRVVFYKKKIYIFYVAQNEEKDRILKNLPSYLNPIVVKVDKFYLTQNRKLDVTKMLDKYYYNERFLDEDVIRKSILEILSQFGCVEVLDLDSLESVKFYLEIEDTFNIKVRESDIYKLKSIETTIEYVKDKMKGNPDNKHTNNINSDNRDLVNIEYNLSDSYLLKYADGIVDATPTQYRLYNNKQFRTVYFDISLKSIDCEELLRIKSLLKILSDKIDIFRMIIKKVDSGIEFRLIEKERYIPNIFILNRFPNNLILQEILDSKTCIPIPIIAVSTYDKIVRFYFPYHSIDSSSLNMLENIIYQAYEHKNNISSVKESSLYKFDQYKKSFLYTELPSDVLNKLPAVKDNLNFSVLKQGLQIFELPVNMDDSKDDVYLYTVYALCRCILLDYNILSISGGLSYDFRQFINFDAESLIGDIHKKIPFEVKLNENYQDFKLNFQNQLNLYGQGIDFSEMALRRGDSVGQLIKNRINNLSLSINYIGEALKIDDLVKQILANKFEKNFINIFSHKGKTYSVICSSIFKNNSYEIERNNEKIVATVSNEIL, from the coding sequence ATGTCTATTTTAAAAATGTTTAATGATAATTTTAAAAAAAATCCGTTAAAGGATGTACTAATTTCTAAGAGTCGTCGTTTCACTTTTAAAGATATTAATCTTTTATCAAATTATTTAGCAAAGAGTTTGTTGAATTTAACTGATAAAGAGATTGTACCATTTTATATAGAAGAAGTTATATATGTTTTGCCAATTGTTTTAGGAATAATCAAAGCAGGTAAAATTCCTCTTCCAATAACAAACAGTTTATCTATCAATAAATCATTGGATCGTATTATGGATGTAGATTTTGATACTGTAATATCTGATAAAAATCAAGATTATTATTTGAAAGATGTAGATTTTCTTATATTGCCAGAAAATGATGATGAGTATATTGATGATGATAATTTTACTATTAATTTAGAAAATAAGATATCATATATCATATGTACCTCTGGTACAACTGGTACACCTAAAAAAGTGTTTTTAACCGAAGACAATATTAGTTGGCTATTGAATGAATTTTATAATATTGTAGATTTTACATCAGAATCAAAATTTTTATTCACAACTCCCTATACTTTTGATGTCTCGTTAACGGAAATTTTAGCTCCAGTATTTACTGGTGGGACATTGGTTTGTTTTGAAGCTGATATTAACAGTATTATTAATATCTCGAAAATTTTAAATGATGAGAAAATTTCTCATTTATCATTGTCCCCGTCGTTTGCAGAGACAATTATTGATACTAATGAATCAACTATTTTTGATAATCTTCAAGTCCTCTGTTTAGCCGGAGAAGTGTTTCCTGGTACATTAGCTAATAAATTAAGACCTACTATTTCTAAGGGATGTAGGGTATTTAATTTTTATGGGCCATCAGAAACAACAATATACACTACTTATTATGAATTAAAAAATAAGCAATATAATGTTGTTCCAATTGGGAAACCTATCCCAGGTGCAACGATAAGAGTAGTACCAAATAGAAGTGATTTAAAAAATCAACAAGGTGAATTATGGATTGGTGGTCAGGGAGTAACGGACGGTTATTTATTACAGCCTGATTTGAATTCAAAGAAATTCACAAAAATAAACGGCGAAAGATATTATCATACAGGGGATTATGTGTATTTTCAAGGTGAAAATTTAGTTTTTAGTTCTCGTATAGATAATCAAGTACAGGTGAATGGAATAAGAGTAGAACTGGATGAAATAAAGTCTCTTGTTGATAAAGTAACTTCTGTAGATTCTTCCAGAGTTGTATTTTATAAGAAAAAAATATATATTTTTTATGTGGCACAAAATGAAGAAAAAGATAGAATTTTAAAGAATTTACCTAGCTATCTGAACCCCATTGTAGTTAAGGTTGACAAATTCTATTTAACTCAAAATAGAAAACTAGATGTAACTAAAATGTTAGATAAATATTATTACAATGAGAGATTTTTAGACGAAGATGTGATTAGAAAGTCAATTCTAGAAATTTTATCTCAATTTGGATGTGTAGAGGTTTTGGATTTAGATTCCCTAGAGTCGGTAAAATTCTATTTAGAAATTGAGGATACGTTTAATATTAAGGTGAGAGAATCAGACATATATAAGTTGAAGAGTATAGAAACCACGATAGAATATGTGAAAGATAAAATGAAAGGAAATCCTGACAATAAGCATACTAATAATATCAATTCTGATAATAGAGACTTAGTGAATATTGAATATAATTTATCTGATTCGTATCTTCTAAAGTATGCTGATGGAATAGTAGATGCTACTCCAACCCAATATCGTTTGTACAATAACAAACAATTCCGAACGGTTTATTTTGACATAAGCTTAAAAAGTATTGATTGTGAAGAATTATTGAGGATAAAATCTTTATTAAAAATTTTGAGTGATAAAATTGATATTTTTAGAATGATAATAAAAAAAGTTGATAGTGGAATAGAATTCAGATTGATAGAAAAAGAAAGATACATTCCAAATATCTTTATACTGAATAGATTTCCAAACAATCTTATATTGCAAGAAATATTAGATTCAAAGACATGCATCCCCATTCCAATAATTGCTGTATCAACTTATGATAAAATAGTACGTTTTTATTTTCCTTATCATTCAATTGATTCCTCATCTCTGAACATGCTTGAAAATATTATTTATCAAGCTTATGAACATAAGAATAATATTAGCTCGGTTAAAGAAAGTTCACTGTATAAGTTTGATCAATATAAAAAGAGTTTCCTATATACAGAATTACCATCAGATGTATTAAATAAACTCCCAGCAGTGAAAGATAATCTTAATTTCTCAGTTTTAAAACAGGGATTACAAATTTTTGAATTGCCAGTAAATATGGATGATTCAAAAGATGATGTATATTTATATACAGTCTATGCTCTTTGTAGGTGCATATTATTAGATTATAATATTTTAAGTATATCCGGCGGTTTATCGTATGATTTCAGGCAATTCATAAATTTTGATGCTGAAAGTTTGATAGGAGATATACATAAAAAAATCCCTTTTGAAGTTAAATTGAATGAAAACTATCAAGATTTTAAGTTAAATTTCCAAAACCAATTAAATCTATATGGTCAAGGTATAGATTTTAGTGAGATGGCTTTACGAAGGGGAGATTCGGTAGGACAACTGATAAAAAATCGGATTAACAATTTATCTCTTTCAATAAATTATATTGGTGAGGCTTTGAAAATTGATGACTTGGTAAAACAAATATTGGCTAATAAGTTTGAAAAAAATTTCATAAATATTTTTTCCCATAAAGGAAAAACTTATTCGGTAATTTGTTCAAGCATATTTAAAAATAATAGCTATGAAATAGAAAGAAATAATGAAAAAATAGTTGCAACAGTTTCTAATGAAATTTTGTAA